DNA from Acidobacteriota bacterium:
GGACCTCTTCGAGCACCTCTTCGTCGAGCAACAAGTCGTCCGGGTCGGCGGCCAGCGTTACCGACGCGACTCCCGGCGCTAGGTCCTCCAGGATCCTCTCACGCCAACTAGCCATCGGGACCACCGTTTCCTCGTGCAGCCGCGAGGTCACGGAACGTGCCAAGCGTCCTTGAAGCCTCAGAACGGGATGTCGTCATCGGCTGGCTGCGTAGCTGCCGGCTGTTTCTCCGGCGCCTTCCGAGCGGTGCTACTCCCTTCCGTCATCCGTCTTGTGCCGGCCCACTCTTCGGCGATTGGCTTCCAATCGACGTCTCTTTGATCGCGTCCTGTCCACACTCCCCAGAACGCTGGGTCGGCCGAATCTGGGCGCTGGGTCTCGTGCAGTTCGTCAACCTCGACCAGTACTGGCGCCGATGCCGCCCAGCCAAGCAGAATCGCACGACGCGTCGGAAGGCTAGGGAGTTCCCGAAGCAATGTGCTCATTCCGTCGGGGACCATTCGGCGCACCAAGTCTTGGTCCTGCCTGTTCACGATCCGGTGCAGCAGGAAAGTGCTGCACTGGGACAAAACTGTGGGAGACAGTTCGGATGGGCGCTGCGAACAAAGCACAAGCCCAAGACCGAGTTTCCTGCCTTCTCTGGCGATTCGGTCGAACACGCGCCCACAGGCGCGCTCGGCGCCGGTGGCCTCTTGGCCAGCCATAGCCCGATGCACGAATCTGTGAGCCTCCTCGAGGACGAGGACTGTTGGCAGGTCCCGTCGGTGATGGTGTCTGTATCTCTGATGGGCCTCAAACGTGAGGCGAGCGAGAACTGCTACGACTATCTGGACGACATCGGATGGCACTAGAGAAAGGTCGATGATCGAGAGCTGGCCGTTGGCCCCGTCGTCTCCTACTACATCGGCCAACCAATCGGAGAGTGCAATCTCCTCTCCGTCTGGTGGAAGTGCGATTGACGCCAGACGTCGTCGCCTTGTGAGGTCTCGAATACGGAGGTTCAGTGTGTCCACGAACTGGGCTATGTCTCGGCCTTGTGACTGCGCCGCCAATCCGTCGACGTAGTCAGGTAGCCTCTCAACTGGAAAGGGGCGCGGTTGGTCGTGGTCCCAAGCGGCTTTGTCGGTCGGTGGCTCAACCAAGTCGAGCACGTCGGCCAAGCGTTCCTCCACGTCTGCGATTCTGTTTGG
Protein-coding regions in this window:
- a CDS encoding ATP-binding protein, which translates into the protein MGTLVSTLQDGRCALVFRRGVDAAPVLGDQVLLPTREQLQAIVEGDRSATRGRVLLGQAPLAGNAPVHVDPDRLFGRHLAVLGNTGSGKSCTVAGLLRQSINEATNAREQHERAGPPNARFILLDPHGEYAHAFSDLDVRLFQVEKATNAAQQLKVPAWLWNGEEWAAFTTAAPGVQRPTLFKALRHLRAGAEPPNSLARRVARVARRYERDFRLAVAVGPNEKGGGKEDVADLLSSTADEFGALSREATSCHSPLGEPLKSVQVAATRLEQEAREGLPSKGKQWHRSLAPNRIADVEERLADVLDLVEPPTDKAAWDHDQPRPFPVERLPDYVDGLAAQSQGRDIAQFVDTLNLRIRDLTRRRRLASIALPPDGEEIALSDWLADVVGDDGANGQLSIIDLSLVPSDVVQIVVAVLARLTFEAHQRYRHHHRRDLPTVLVLEEAHRFVHRAMAGQEATGAERACGRVFDRIAREGRKLGLGLVLCSQRPSELSPTVLSQCSTFLLHRIVNRQDQDLVRRMVPDGMSTLLRELPSLPTRRAILLGWAASAPVLVEVDELHETQRPDSADPAFWGVWTGRDQRDVDWKPIAEEWAGTRRMTEGSSTARKAPEKQPAATQPADDDIPF